Proteins encoded within one genomic window of Candidatus Zixiibacteriota bacterium:
- a CDS encoding tetratricopeptide repeat protein, with translation MRKQVMKYALLVGLVTAAVSAQAETFADLVRRGNEAANTGDFQKALNMYRDAETERPESPELEYNIGGALYGAGDYEQAAEHYAKAFETEDIQQEGRAHYNLGNTYFRQSKLDKAIEEYQKYLEINPDDEDAKFNLELSRKLLKEQMKPQEQQQQQKNDQQQQQQQDSTQQQQQQQGQEQQKDSTQQQQQPDQNQGQDSTQQQQQPQPNDQQQGPQDMEQQQMDQQQMEMSKEDAERILNAIRDDEQEVQKNLKKPKIRGNYRSSKDW, from the coding sequence ATGCGTAAGCAAGTTATGAAATATGCCCTGCTTGTCGGCCTGGTGACAGCGGCGGTCTCTGCTCAGGCGGAAACCTTTGCCGATTTAGTGCGACGCGGCAACGAAGCCGCCAACACCGGCGACTTCCAGAAAGCTCTCAATATGTACCGCGATGCCGAGACGGAGCGACCGGAAAGCCCGGAGCTTGAGTACAATATCGGCGGAGCTTTATACGGCGCCGGTGACTACGAGCAGGCTGCCGAACACTATGCCAAGGCGTTCGAGACGGAGGATATCCAACAGGAAGGGCGAGCGCATTATAATCTCGGCAACACTTATTTCCGACAAAGCAAGCTGGATAAGGCGATTGAGGAATATCAGAAGTATCTTGAGATAAATCCGGACGATGAGGATGCCAAGTTCAATCTCGAGTTAAGCCGGAAGCTGCTGAAGGAACAGATGAAACCGCAAGAGCAGCAACAGCAACAGAAAAATGATCAGCAGCAGCAACAGCAGCAGGATTCCACCCAACAGCAGCAACAACAGCAGGGGCAGGAACAACAGAAGGATTCGACCCAACAACAGCAGCAGCCTGATCAGAATCAGGGACAGGACTCCACCCAGCAGCAACAGCAGCCTCAGCCGAACGATCAACAGCAGGGGCCGCAGGATATGGAACAGCAACAAATGGACCAGCAGCAAATGGAGATGTCCAAAGAAGATGCTGAGCGGATTCTCAACGCCATTCGGGACGATGAGCAGGAAGTCCAAAAAAACTTGAAAAAGCCCAAAATAAGAGGCAACTACAGGAGTTCGAAAGACTGGTAA